One part of the Clostridium thermosuccinogenes genome encodes these proteins:
- a CDS encoding FecCD family ABC transporter permease produces the protein MKFTKIVGIYLVSFIFLALCVLASLAWGSKSIEFSKVVNSLLDSNDTSFAALVVRERIPRTIFSIMAGASLGISGALMQSITRNPIADPSILGVNTGASLFVVIGIAFFNINSANQYIWFALAGAGITSVLVYIIASIGNGGMTPIKLALSGAATSAVLSSLVSAIMLPRSEVMDAYRFWQVGSVSGATWESIALILPFIIIGLIISIAATPALNVLALGDEVATGLGVNTGVIRLVCAVAGVMLTGATTAIAGPIGFIGLMIPHSIRLVFGSNLKGIVPLSAIGGAALLILSDVLGRVIGSPGEVQVGIITAFLGAPILIIVARKAKVKAI, from the coding sequence ATGAAATTTACAAAAATAGTGGGAATATACCTGGTCAGTTTTATATTTTTAGCCTTATGTGTGCTTGCATCATTGGCATGGGGATCAAAAAGCATAGAATTCAGCAAAGTAGTTAATTCTCTGCTGGATAGCAATGATACGTCTTTTGCTGCCTTGGTGGTGCGGGAACGTATTCCGAGGACGATTTTCAGCATTATGGCAGGGGCTTCTCTTGGAATATCAGGAGCCCTCATGCAATCGATAACCAGAAATCCGATTGCTGATCCCAGCATCTTGGGAGTTAATACAGGAGCATCCTTGTTTGTGGTAATAGGAATAGCCTTTTTTAACATAAATTCTGCAAATCAGTATATCTGGTTTGCATTAGCCGGAGCAGGAATAACGTCCGTCCTTGTCTACATCATAGCATCCATTGGAAACGGAGGTATGACTCCAATTAAGCTCGCTTTGTCAGGGGCTGCCACCAGTGCCGTTTTATCATCTTTAGTGAGTGCAATTATGCTTCCCAGAAGCGAGGTAATGGATGCATACAGGTTTTGGCAGGTTGGCAGCGTGAGCGGTGCGACCTGGGAAAGCATTGCTCTAATATTGCCGTTTATAATAATCGGGTTGATAATAAGCATAGCTGCCACACCGGCGTTAAATGTACTCGCATTGGGAGATGAGGTGGCTACCGGCCTGGGTGTAAATACAGGAGTTATAAGACTTGTTTGTGCAGTTGCAGGAGTTATGCTGACCGGTGCAACTACTGCAATTGCCGGGCCTATTGGATTTATCGGATTGATGATTCCCCACAGCATACGCCTTGTTTTTGGTTCAAATTTGAAGGGGATAGTTCCATTGTCCGCTATTGGAGGTGCCGCACTTCTTATCCTTTCAGATGTTTTGGGAAGAGTAATCGGAAGTCCCGGTGAAGTTCAGGTTGGAATTATTACCGCATTTTTAGGTGCGCCAATCCTTATAATCGTTGCCAGAAAAGCGAAGGTGAAGGCTATATGA
- a CDS encoding iron-siderophore ABC transporter substrate-binding protein — MKLKKIGTVILTCALLLTGCSSSTEKVQDKPETGGNTTGTYPIVVKHAYGETVIEKEPKNIATISWGNHDVPLALGIVPVGVSKANYGQTDENGLLPWTGEKFKELGVEKPNVFDDIDGLDYEAISNSNPDIILAAYSGITQEEYDLLSKIAPVVAYPQFAWQTYWRDQIRMNATAMGKRDEGEKLISDLEKLIEEKTNEKPNIKGKKAVFCYFNPADLGKFYIYLPTDPRAAYLTDLGMELPESVKKLAETSDSFALEISSENIDKLADVDIIITYGTDALLEQLQKDNLLGTVPAVKNGTVAILEDGSALAASSTPSALSIPATIDEYLSIIGKAADKVK, encoded by the coding sequence ATGAAATTGAAAAAAATAGGTACTGTAATTCTCACTTGTGCTTTATTATTGACAGGATGCTCAAGCTCAACCGAAAAAGTTCAAGATAAACCGGAGACGGGAGGGAACACTACCGGCACTTATCCTATAGTAGTTAAGCATGCTTATGGGGAAACCGTCATAGAAAAAGAACCAAAAAATATTGCTACGATTTCCTGGGGAAATCACGACGTACCTTTGGCATTAGGAATAGTTCCGGTGGGTGTATCCAAAGCTAATTACGGCCAGACGGACGAAAACGGCCTGCTGCCATGGACGGGAGAAAAATTCAAGGAGTTGGGAGTAGAAAAGCCAAATGTTTTTGATGATATCGATGGCTTGGACTATGAGGCTATTAGCAATTCCAATCCGGACATAATTTTAGCCGCGTACTCGGGAATTACCCAAGAAGAGTATGATTTGCTGAGCAAAATCGCTCCCGTGGTGGCATATCCCCAATTCGCATGGCAGACATACTGGAGAGACCAAATAAGAATGAATGCTACTGCCATGGGTAAAAGGGATGAAGGAGAAAAGTTGATTTCGGACCTGGAAAAGCTGATAGAGGAAAAAACCAATGAGAAGCCTAACATTAAAGGGAAAAAGGCTGTATTTTGCTATTTCAACCCGGCGGATCTGGGTAAATTCTACATATATCTTCCTACAGACCCTCGGGCTGCATATCTGACAGATTTAGGCATGGAGCTGCCTGAAAGCGTTAAGAAGTTGGCGGAAACCTCAGACAGCTTTGCTCTTGAAATCAGCTCGGAAAATATTGATAAACTGGCAGACGTAGATATAATCATAACCTACGGCACTGATGCATTATTGGAGCAGCTTCAGAAGGACAACCTGCTTGGAACAGTTCCGGCAGTAAAAAATGGCACTGTTGCGATTTTAGAAGACGGGTCGGCATTAGCAGCTTCCAGCACACCGAGTGCGTTGTCCATTCCGGCAACGATTGATGAATACTTAAGTATAATAGGAAAGGCAGCAGATAAAGTCAAATGA